In Thalassophryne amazonica unplaced genomic scaffold, fThaAma1.1, whole genome shotgun sequence, the following proteins share a genomic window:
- the LOC117505875 gene encoding nucleoside diphosphate-linked moiety X motif 17-like, producing the protein MRDGPTPHLALCVQLLDAGLRELQEETGLRLEPDQLSSKILGLWESVCPLMLSRGLPHRHHIVIYILLNSALSHLQLQAALRPSPAEVSASLWVDARLVGAVVSAVDCEDAEVQVDELPPSVSISQVGSDGLLYNSMLPLDVLVSRAPASGPDVERVSTGTKFALELWLKNLKTSDL; encoded by the exons ATGCGCGACGGTCCAACGCCTCACCTGGCGCTTTGTGTGCAGCTGCTGGATGCTGGACTCCGGGAGTTACAAGAGGAAACTGGTCTGCGGCTGGAACCAGATCAGCTTTCTTCAAAGATCCTGGGACTGTGGGAG TCGGTCTGTCCTCTGATGTTGTCCAGAGGACTTCCTCACAGACATCACATCGTCATCTACATACTGCTAAACTCCGCCCTCTCACATCTGCAGCTGCAG GCTGCTCTGAGGCCGTCGCCGGCTGAGGTCAGTGCGTCTCTGTGGGTCGACGCCCGGCTGGTTGGAGCCGTGGTGTCGGCTGTGGACTGTGAGGATGCCGAGGTCCAAGTGGATGAGCTGCCACCGAGTGTCAG CATATCACAGGTTGGTTCAGACGGGTTGCTGTATAACTCCATGTTGCCACTGGACGTCCTGGTCAGCCGAGCACCAGCCAGCGGTCCAGATGTGGAGCGTGTCAGCACGGGGACCAAGTTTGCCCTGGAGCTATGGCTGAAGAATCTGAAGacatctgacctttga